One Longimicrobiales bacterium genomic window carries:
- a CDS encoding oxygenase MpaB family protein: protein MIGDERNASVAGVVAIERVRRAARSGELVRDAVPCQREPGAVPSCERVPDTAPPGGRAPDDTGLCAAVPAAATDPDRGDFVASGSIVRRIWGDGDMVLMVFAGAAAEFALNRAVDWLFFTGKLPADPINRLFSTAGYSQHIVFADRATAARTLDRINAVHQAVERERGEKIPDWAHRDVLYMLIDYSVKAHELFARPLTADEQRDLYDVFYRVGTGLRIPDLPPTYDDWKADRERHLRRDLVNGSGTHALYAQYRKHLGPWRYRLLLRVQAMLVPAHVRHLLGLKAAAWLRPIARCYPLLVRAGLRPVIQWLLMPAEHLPAVRRLDRARSSRDEES from the coding sequence ATGATCGGCGACGAGCGGAACGCCAGTGTGGCCGGAGTGGTCGCAATCGAGCGGGTACGCCGCGCCGCGCGATCCGGTGAGCTCGTACGCGACGCCGTACCGTGCCAGCGCGAACCTGGCGCCGTGCCGTCGTGCGAGCGCGTTCCTGACACCGCACCGCCGGGTGGGCGTGCGCCTGACGATACCGGGCTCTGCGCGGCGGTCCCGGCGGCGGCCACCGACCCGGACCGCGGCGACTTCGTGGCGTCCGGATCCATCGTGCGCAGGATCTGGGGCGACGGCGACATGGTGCTGATGGTGTTCGCGGGCGCTGCCGCGGAGTTTGCGCTCAACCGCGCCGTCGACTGGCTGTTCTTCACAGGGAAGCTGCCGGCCGATCCCATCAACCGGCTCTTCTCCACGGCAGGATATTCGCAGCATATTGTCTTCGCCGACAGAGCGACTGCTGCGCGCACGCTCGATCGCATCAATGCGGTGCATCAGGCCGTCGAGCGCGAGCGGGGTGAGAAGATCCCCGACTGGGCTCACCGCGACGTCCTCTACATGCTCATCGACTATTCCGTGAAGGCGCATGAGCTGTTCGCGAGGCCGCTGACCGCGGACGAGCAGCGCGATCTCTACGACGTGTTCTACCGCGTGGGAACGGGACTGCGGATCCCTGACCTGCCGCCGACGTATGATGATTGGAAAGCGGATCGCGAGCGTCACCTGCGTCGCGACCTGGTAAATGGCAGCGGCACACACGCGCTGTATGCGCAGTACCGAAAGCACCTCGGCCCGTGGCGCTACAGGCTGCTGCTGCGCGTACAGGCGATGCTGGTCCCCGCGCATGTCCGGCACCTGCTGGGACTGAAGGCTGCGGCATGGCTGCGTCCGATCGCGCGCTGCTACCCGCTTCTCGTGCGTGCCGGATTGCGCCCGGTCATCCAGTGGCTGCTCATGCCCGCGGAGCATCTGCCTGCCGTGCGGCGCCTGGATCGGGCCCGCTCCAGCAGAGATGAAGAATCATGA
- a CDS encoding serine/threonine-protein kinase — MKKASTEFLDVQAALAGEYSLQRELGRGGMGVVYLARDVQLDRDVAIKVLPTDLASDVAARERFIREARTAAGLSHPHIVPIHRVGEADGIVFFVMSYVEGETLGARLRARGPLPPNDAARVLREVAWALAYAHGRGIVHGDVKPDNILLEAGTGRALVTDFGIAHRGADTAPASDPGNVMGTAHFMSPEQAANEHVDGRSDLYALGVVGYLAVSGRLPFDEPQLPALLLRQATEAPPGVVSVAPGLPPALAAAIDRCLARDPGDRFQDGEALAAALAAAPDTRPVLPPRLRAWLSAQNKLLLPYLGWSTGFAALTVGNFIAWLSGNPGSSPIDFLLLTGLTVAPLLPILGFHLDQARRQFKAGHSLSDLRSALDIAERERAEAEAVTREDEESLPRQALRLGTIGSAGWLVITVGLLIQGVINENQTAAILLFAPLFSTMLLGAVSNALDVQFIPTGIRKWWQTGIRDRLWNSRAGEWLARRLGAPERSNVAGELAFRATESALGIAASELFALLPKTYRDQLAELPAAVAALEAHAAEARAELDVIAALASPGPDDTEILAARRDRAKAHLADSVAALESIRLDLLRLHSNAHDLAPLTTLLDAALVAAADVNLLADAKREVEDVIARRAPAPTASHDEAAPRKEA; from the coding sequence ATGAAGAAAGCGTCGACGGAATTCCTCGATGTACAGGCAGCGCTCGCCGGTGAGTACTCGCTCCAGCGCGAGCTTGGCCGCGGCGGGATGGGCGTCGTCTACCTCGCGCGCGACGTGCAACTGGACCGGGACGTCGCCATCAAGGTTCTGCCGACGGACCTCGCCAGTGACGTGGCCGCCCGCGAGCGATTCATACGCGAGGCCCGCACAGCGGCCGGACTCTCGCATCCTCACATCGTGCCGATCCATCGCGTAGGCGAGGCGGACGGCATCGTCTTCTTTGTAATGAGCTACGTGGAGGGTGAGACCCTGGGCGCACGATTGCGCGCGCGCGGTCCGCTTCCTCCCAACGATGCGGCTCGCGTGCTGCGCGAGGTCGCGTGGGCGCTCGCCTATGCTCATGGGCGCGGCATCGTGCACGGCGACGTGAAGCCGGACAACATCCTGCTCGAGGCGGGGACGGGTCGCGCTCTGGTGACCGACTTCGGCATCGCCCACCGTGGCGCGGACACGGCTCCCGCGAGTGATCCCGGCAACGTCATGGGCACGGCTCACTTCATGAGCCCGGAGCAGGCGGCGAACGAGCACGTGGACGGTCGCAGCGACCTCTATGCGCTCGGCGTCGTCGGCTACCTGGCCGTCAGCGGTCGGCTTCCCTTCGACGAGCCGCAGCTGCCGGCGCTGCTCCTGCGCCAGGCCACCGAGGCACCTCCCGGAGTGGTCAGCGTTGCGCCCGGCCTGCCTCCTGCACTGGCTGCAGCGATCGACCGATGTCTCGCCCGCGACCCGGGGGACCGCTTCCAGGACGGCGAGGCGCTGGCCGCAGCACTCGCCGCCGCACCCGATACGCGGCCGGTCCTGCCGCCCAGACTGCGCGCCTGGCTCAGCGCCCAGAACAAGCTCCTGCTCCCCTACCTCGGGTGGTCGACCGGCTTTGCCGCGCTCACCGTGGGGAATTTCATCGCCTGGCTCAGCGGCAATCCCGGCTCATCACCGATCGACTTCCTGCTCCTCACCGGTCTCACCGTGGCCCCGCTCCTGCCGATCCTCGGGTTCCATCTCGACCAGGCGCGCCGGCAGTTCAAGGCCGGGCACAGCCTGTCCGATCTGCGCTCGGCACTCGACATCGCTGAACGCGAACGCGCCGAGGCCGAAGCCGTCACAAGGGAGGACGAGGAGAGTCTGCCACGTCAGGCGCTGCGTCTCGGCACGATCGGATCCGCAGGCTGGCTCGTAATCACCGTCGGACTGCTCATACAGGGTGTGATCAATGAGAACCAGACTGCGGCGATCCTGCTTTTCGCGCCCCTGTTCAGCACTATGCTGCTCGGGGCCGTGAGCAACGCGCTCGACGTTCAGTTCATTCCCACCGGCATCCGCAAATGGTGGCAGACGGGCATCCGAGATCGCCTCTGGAACAGCCGCGCGGGCGAATGGCTCGCTCGCCGGCTGGGCGCACCCGAGCGCTCGAACGTTGCCGGCGAGCTGGCGTTCCGGGCGACGGAGTCCGCGCTCGGTATCGCCGCGTCCGAGCTCTTCGCGCTGCTGCCGAAGACCTACCGCGATCAGCTCGCCGAGCTGCCCGCCGCCGTCGCGGCACTCGAGGCGCACGCAGCCGAAGCGCGCGCGGAGCTGGATGTGATCGCCGCCCTCGCGTCCCCCGGACCGGACGACACCGAAATCCTCGCCGCGCGGCGGGACAGGGCGAAGGCGCACCTCGCCGACAGCGTCGCCGCGCTCGAAAGCATCCGCCTCGATCTCCTCCGGCTGCACTCCAACGCGCACGATCTCGCGCCGCTCACCACGCTGCTGGACGCCGCGCTCGTCGCTGCGGCGGATGTCAATCTGCTGGCAGATGCCAAGCGTGAGGTCGAGGACGTCATCGCGCGACGAGCGCCAGCTCCGACGGCTTCGCATGACGAGGCAGCACCGCGGAAGGAGGCGTAG
- a CDS encoding EamA family transporter — MMQARTLSLVLSAVLFSVVGQLFLKSGAEQLAAHGRMQFLLAAFRNVHVVSGLAAWAASTICWLYVLRVAPLSRAYGLTSLTYVLILLASVYLYGEQVRRIHVLGTVLIVIGIACLLSGD; from the coding sequence ATGATGCAGGCAAGGACGTTATCGCTGGTGCTGTCTGCGGTCCTGTTCTCGGTCGTCGGTCAGCTCTTCCTGAAGTCCGGCGCCGAGCAACTGGCGGCCCACGGCCGCATGCAGTTTCTGCTCGCCGCGTTCCGCAACGTGCATGTCGTCTCCGGACTCGCGGCCTGGGCCGCGTCAACGATATGCTGGCTCTATGTCCTGCGCGTAGCCCCGCTGTCGCGGGCGTACGGGCTGACCAGCCTCACGTACGTGCTCATCCTCCTCGCCAGCGTCTACCTGTATGGCGAACAGGTCCGGCGCATCCATGTGCTGGGGACCGTCCTGATCGTCATCGGCATCGCCTGCCTGCTGTCCGGGGACTAG
- a CDS encoding glycosyltransferase encodes MTDIRLSFVIPARNEEALIGEVLEAILTNVADAAGVLRQDLWLPDTCFEVVVVDDASEDATATIVGRFADDVGVRLVTCAGGTCAAARNAGTAASSGQLLCFVDADTIIPDRAIDRILELHEDDGRCLVLYRLASREPGMRAWLWWRFWGLARHLPLARAKSMPAFMSCSRAHFESYGPFDESCTIAEEWPLTGAAYRYGRFLYDRSLTALTSSRRMELRPFGYVRTFVKWVAVVLLPSARTSYVDRIRHGTP; translated from the coding sequence ATGACTGACATCCGCCTGTCGTTCGTGATTCCCGCCCGCAACGAGGAGGCGCTGATCGGCGAGGTGCTCGAGGCGATCCTCACGAACGTCGCAGACGCAGCGGGCGTCCTACGGCAGGATCTCTGGCTTCCGGATACGTGCTTCGAAGTCGTTGTGGTCGATGACGCGAGCGAGGATGCGACGGCCACGATCGTTGGGCGCTTCGCCGATGACGTCGGCGTGCGACTGGTCACGTGCGCGGGCGGTACGTGTGCTGCGGCACGCAACGCCGGTACCGCCGCCAGCTCCGGACAGCTGCTCTGCTTCGTCGACGCGGACACGATCATTCCGGACCGGGCCATCGACCGCATCCTGGAGCTCCACGAGGATGACGGCCGGTGCCTCGTTCTCTACCGGCTCGCTTCCCGGGAACCGGGGATGCGCGCGTGGCTCTGGTGGCGGTTCTGGGGACTCGCGCGTCACCTCCCGCTGGCGCGCGCGAAGTCGATGCCCGCGTTCATGAGCTGCAGCCGCGCGCACTTCGAGAGCTACGGCCCCTTCGATGAGTCGTGTACCATCGCCGAGGAATGGCCTCTCACCGGCGCCGCATACCGGTACGGCCGGTTCCTCTACGATCGGAGTCTCACCGCGCTCACCTCCAGCCGGCGGATGGAGCTGCGTCCGTTCGGCTATGTGCGGACGTTCGTGAAATGGGTCGCGGTCGTGCTGCTGCCATCGGCGCGCACCTCGTATGTCGACCGCATTCGACACGGCACACCATGA
- a CDS encoding class I SAM-dependent methyltransferase, which produces MLKSVFDGVMERRADQLMEQVRDWVPPEGPLLDLGSGTGHFPARLERELSLEVVTADVTDMHVTGRPPVIVADGAVPFESGTFHAVFLFFMLAYPKDPAAVLAEAARVSRGPVIVVQSLYSGRLGHMWHRGREFVWTIVAFHVSKLIGYVPRSAKFTMSTRRFYTAPELEREVVAAGLRVRSRRERPVLPGRALVVAAWMLERDD; this is translated from the coding sequence ATGCTGAAGTCCGTATTTGACGGCGTCATGGAGCGGCGTGCCGATCAGCTCATGGAACAGGTGCGCGACTGGGTGCCGCCGGAGGGGCCGCTGCTGGACCTGGGCTCGGGAACCGGACACTTCCCTGCACGGCTGGAGCGGGAGTTGAGCCTCGAAGTCGTCACCGCGGACGTGACGGACATGCATGTCACGGGGCGGCCGCCTGTGATCGTCGCCGATGGAGCCGTTCCGTTCGAGAGCGGAACGTTCCACGCGGTGTTTCTGTTCTTCATGCTCGCGTACCCGAAGGACCCCGCGGCTGTCCTGGCGGAAGCAGCTCGCGTCAGCCGCGGCCCGGTCATCGTCGTGCAATCGCTCTATTCGGGTCGGCTCGGTCACATGTGGCATCGCGGCCGCGAGTTCGTCTGGACGATCGTCGCGTTCCACGTGTCGAAGCTCATCGGCTACGTGCCGCGGAGTGCGAAGTTCACGATGAGCACGCGTCGCTTCTACACGGCGCCGGAGCTCGAGCGCGAAGTCGTCGCGGCGGGACTGCGCGTGCGATCGCGACGCGAGCGGCCGGTGCTGCCCGGCCGCGCTCTCGTGGTCGCGGCGTGGATGCTGGAACGCGATGACTGA
- a CDS encoding DUF2334 domain-containing protein, with product MTRPRSARRFIICLHDVTPAWARETRMMLRDLAPLAGRRLVMGVVPDWHGRWPLAAHPDYCRLIMEHAGETLLHGYFHQRRRGRGPATLLTGGSDEMNGLDPTATLRTIERGQRVFTEAFGAPARGFLAPAWQTGHMRAEPIAGLEHVLGFFSLSSSSGRTVPLATWTWDCGRWGWLGHVGHGIGQLLHHLDVGVPTLALHPADLERGFWPRILRLTQDLLEAGYEPATPTDLLEASDAEVRI from the coding sequence ATGACGAGACCACGATCCGCGCGACGCTTCATCATCTGCCTCCACGACGTGACTCCGGCGTGGGCGCGCGAGACACGGATGATGCTGCGCGACCTCGCGCCGCTCGCAGGACGTCGTCTCGTCATGGGAGTGGTTCCCGACTGGCACGGCAGGTGGCCGCTCGCGGCGCACCCCGACTACTGCCGGCTGATCATGGAGCACGCCGGGGAGACTCTCCTCCACGGATACTTCCATCAGCGTCGCCGCGGCCGCGGTCCTGCGACGTTGCTGACCGGCGGCAGCGACGAGATGAACGGCCTCGATCCCACTGCGACGTTGCGTACGATCGAGCGCGGGCAACGCGTATTCACCGAAGCATTCGGCGCGCCGGCACGCGGCTTCCTCGCACCGGCGTGGCAGACAGGCCACATGCGCGCGGAACCCATCGCGGGCCTCGAACACGTGCTCGGCTTCTTCTCGCTCTCCTCGTCGTCCGGCCGAACCGTACCGCTGGCGACATGGACGTGGGATTGCGGGCGCTGGGGCTGGCTCGGCCACGTCGGTCATGGCATTGGACAGCTGCTCCACCACCTGGATGTTGGTGTGCCGACGCTCGCCCTCCACCCCGCGGATCTGGAGCGCGGCTTCTGGCCGCGCATCCTCCGACTCACGCAGGACCTCCTCGAAGCCGGATATGAACCGGCTACGCCGACGGATCTGCTCGAGGCGAGCGATGCTGAAGTCCGTATTTGA
- a CDS encoding ABC transporter permease → MNSIIARIRSLLRSPRHDSDVGSGPGGADDIAMSSEPDRRGRTGVSWLDFKVGFRMLARYPGITAVGTLAIAVAIALGTIYVEAINKWQNPRLPIPDGDRVVTIRNWDASELGTEPRSLYDFTIWREQARTVENLGAAMMFARNLATADGRIEPVRGAEITANAFRLMGTAPLLGRTLTEQDENPTEPPVVVLSHALWKSRFASDAGVVGQTVKLGTVTATVVGVMPEGFAFPTAERIWMPLQLEEALLTPRTGPPVSIFGRLAPGASMDAAQAELQGIGARITADHPETHRNLSPRITSYAKPLMGGSQGMLITGMLSVVAGIFLMLLTVVCVNVATLVFARTATRGWEITVRSALGASRGRIISQLFIEALVLAGVAALIGLVIAKVALTWGLSLLAGSEGMPFWIDDSLSWTTVLGTALLTLFGAAIVGILPALRATRMNVQDALRNASAASSGMKFGGFWTTVIVVQVALTVALLPLAAAGVYESNRFMQRAEGIRAERYLTASVGIDREDFALDSAAFAARARVSFDELERRLRAEPGVQQVAFADRLPVMDQFKYQIEIDTLAGAPPTTLRTSTLVRVSDGFFDAFGSSLAAGRDFAPIDFETGNAMIVNESFARHIFGGRNVIGQRIRIVSGEVGSLAGEEWYEIIGMVEDFGWQLPLPHEQSAMYLPRRPTAAAGLNLAALVDDPQTFGPRLRAIAASVDPTIRLTEVQPLTSVGGGEATANWALTSVAWLIAFIVLLLSATGIHALMSFTVARRTREIGIRAALGARPRRIVAGVFSRAFLQITAGILAGSALAWLIGLQSTKEVMLLLGADAIMLVVGLTACAVPLRRALRIQPTEALKAEV, encoded by the coding sequence ATGAACAGCATCATCGCCCGCATCCGCTCGCTCCTTCGGTCCCCGCGTCACGACTCCGATGTCGGCTCCGGGCCGGGCGGCGCCGACGACATCGCCATGTCGAGCGAGCCGGACCGGCGCGGCCGAACCGGCGTTTCCTGGCTGGACTTCAAGGTGGGGTTCCGCATGCTGGCGCGGTACCCGGGCATCACGGCGGTCGGCACGCTGGCGATCGCGGTCGCGATTGCGCTGGGCACGATCTACGTCGAGGCGATCAACAAGTGGCAGAACCCGCGGCTGCCGATCCCGGACGGCGACCGCGTCGTGACGATCCGCAACTGGGATGCGAGCGAGCTCGGAACGGAACCTCGCTCGCTGTACGACTTCACGATATGGCGCGAGCAGGCGCGAACGGTCGAGAACCTGGGCGCGGCGATGATGTTCGCGCGCAACCTGGCGACCGCGGACGGTCGGATCGAGCCCGTGCGTGGAGCCGAGATCACGGCCAACGCGTTCCGACTGATGGGGACGGCACCGCTGCTGGGCCGCACGCTCACGGAGCAGGATGAGAATCCGACGGAGCCGCCGGTCGTCGTGCTCAGCCATGCGCTGTGGAAGTCGCGGTTCGCGAGCGATGCAGGCGTCGTCGGCCAGACGGTGAAGCTGGGCACTGTGACCGCCACCGTGGTCGGCGTGATGCCGGAAGGATTCGCGTTCCCGACGGCCGAGAGGATCTGGATGCCGCTCCAGTTGGAGGAAGCGCTGCTGACGCCGCGCACCGGTCCACCGGTGTCGATCTTCGGCCGCCTCGCTCCCGGCGCATCCATGGACGCGGCGCAGGCGGAGCTGCAGGGCATCGGTGCTCGCATTACGGCGGACCACCCCGAGACGCACAGGAACCTGAGTCCGCGCATCACGTCGTACGCGAAGCCGCTCATGGGCGGAAGCCAGGGGATGTTGATCACGGGGATGCTGTCGGTAGTCGCCGGCATATTTCTGATGCTGCTGACTGTCGTGTGTGTGAACGTGGCCACGCTCGTGTTCGCGCGGACGGCGACGCGCGGGTGGGAGATCACGGTCCGAAGCGCACTCGGCGCAAGCCGCGGCCGTATCATCTCGCAGCTGTTCATCGAGGCTCTGGTGCTGGCTGGCGTCGCCGCACTGATCGGGCTCGTCATCGCGAAGGTTGCCCTGACCTGGGGGCTGAGTCTGCTGGCCGGCAGCGAAGGGATGCCGTTCTGGATCGACGACAGCCTGTCGTGGACGACCGTGCTGGGCACGGCGCTGCTCACGCTGTTCGGCGCGGCCATCGTCGGGATCCTGCCCGCGCTCCGGGCGACCCGCATGAACGTGCAGGATGCGCTGCGCAACGCGAGTGCGGCGAGCTCCGGCATGAAGTTCGGCGGGTTCTGGACGACGGTGATCGTCGTGCAGGTCGCGCTCACGGTTGCACTCCTGCCGCTCGCCGCGGCAGGCGTATACGAGTCCAACCGCTTCATGCAGAGAGCCGAAGGCATCCGTGCGGAAAGATACCTGACTGCGAGCGTCGGCATCGATCGCGAGGATTTCGCTCTCGACTCCGCGGCGTTTGCAGCACGCGCACGAGTGAGCTTCGATGAGCTGGAGCGAAGGCTGCGCGCCGAGCCGGGGGTCCAGCAGGTCGCATTCGCAGACCGCCTGCCGGTGATGGATCAGTTCAAGTATCAGATCGAGATCGATACGCTCGCCGGAGCTCCGCCGACGACGCTGCGCACAAGCACGCTGGTGCGGGTGTCGGACGGGTTCTTCGATGCGTTCGGCTCGTCGCTCGCTGCAGGGCGTGACTTCGCGCCGATCGACTTCGAGACGGGCAACGCCATGATCGTGAACGAGTCGTTTGCACGCCACATTTTCGGGGGCCGGAACGTGATCGGGCAGCGCATCCGCATCGTGAGCGGTGAGGTCGGCAGTCTCGCAGGCGAGGAATGGTACGAGATCATCGGCATGGTCGAGGACTTCGGCTGGCAGCTGCCGCTGCCGCACGAGCAGTCCGCCATGTATCTCCCGCGCCGCCCCACAGCGGCCGCCGGCCTCAACCTCGCCGCGCTCGTAGACGATCCGCAGACGTTCGGGCCGCGTCTGCGCGCTATCGCTGCGAGCGTCGATCCAACCATCCGGCTTACCGAGGTCCAGCCGCTCACGAGCGTCGGAGGCGGTGAGGCGACTGCGAACTGGGCGCTGACGTCCGTCGCGTGGCTGATCGCCTTCATCGTTCTGTTGTTGTCGGCGACCGGCATCCATGCGCTGATGTCGTTCACCGTGGCACGACGTACGCGCGAGATCGGCATTCGCGCCGCGCTCGGTGCGCGCCCGCGCCGCATTGTCGCCGGCGTCTTCTCGCGCGCGTTCCTCCAGATCACTGCGGGCATCCTCGCGGGCAGTGCGCTGGCCTGGCTGATAGGCCTGCAATCGACAAAGGAAGTGATGCTCCTGCTGGGGGCGGACGCAATCATGCTCGTCGTCGGACTGACGGCGTGCGCCGTGCCGCTGCGACGCGCGCTCAGGATCCAGCCGACGGAGGCACTGAAGGCGGAAGTCTGA
- a CDS encoding alpha/beta hydrolase, with protein MRDPDSAIALLALFAAAAAGCDTHTYDVTRNLAYDTAIGIYGTFDFYEPEADTGRAGRPAILAIHGGAWKGGDKAWGSQIAEEFCPYGYVVFAINYRLAGRPGGTWPAQIEDVQNALKHIRTNARQYGVDPDRIASLGMSAGGHLATMVALRDDPESPDGRVSTAVNLDGEHDMTMPPGQVMDNFADILTAVMGHPAPWSDAELRDISTVTFARPDVSVLTVHGAGDDNVYVTQGDRITAALRSAGAETEYVRIEGREGNCHADCWRVPEARSAIHRFLDRKLSHDGDHFFEARHGSSSPVGEEDH; from the coding sequence ATGCGCGATCCAGACAGCGCAATTGCGCTCCTCGCCCTGTTCGCCGCAGCCGCCGCCGGATGTGACACGCACACCTACGATGTCACACGAAACCTGGCCTATGACACGGCCATCGGCATCTATGGAACCTTCGATTTCTACGAGCCTGAAGCCGACACCGGCCGCGCCGGCCGCCCCGCGATCCTGGCCATCCACGGCGGGGCATGGAAGGGTGGCGACAAGGCCTGGGGCAGCCAGATCGCGGAGGAGTTCTGCCCGTACGGGTACGTCGTGTTTGCGATCAACTACAGACTCGCCGGTCGTCCGGGCGGCACGTGGCCCGCACAGATCGAGGACGTTCAGAACGCCTTGAAACACATACGTACGAATGCCCGTCAGTACGGAGTCGACCCCGACCGCATTGCCTCGCTCGGCATGTCCGCGGGCGGTCATCTGGCGACGATGGTCGCCCTTCGTGACGATCCTGAAAGCCCGGACGGGAGAGTGAGCACCGCCGTCAACCTCGATGGGGAGCACGACATGACGATGCCTCCCGGACAGGTGATGGACAATTTCGCAGACATTCTTACCGCCGTCATGGGTCACCCTGCGCCGTGGTCGGACGCCGAGCTTCGCGATATCTCCACGGTGACGTTCGCCCGGCCGGATGTGTCGGTTCTCACCGTGCACGGCGCCGGGGACGACAACGTGTATGTCACGCAGGGCGACCGCATCACTGCCGCGCTCCGGTCGGCCGGCGCGGAGACCGAATACGTGCGGATCGAGGGCAGAGAGGGAAACTGCCACGCCGACTGCTGGAGAGTCCCCGAAGCGCGAAGCGCGATCCATCGTTTCCTGGACCGGAAGCTGTCGCACGATGGCGACCACTTCTTCGAGGCCAGGCACGGCAGCAGTTCACCGGTGGGAGAGGAGGACCATTGA
- a CDS encoding DUF559 domain-containing protein — protein sequence MATRRDTELILRDLGTAQHGVVARAQLIDRGLSVHTVDRLVRVRRLVVVQRGVYQIGPLPLPRSAEKAAVLAGGCDARASHLSAARLAGIVENDRHVDTVEVTMPRRRRRQIDGVRIHRVRDLRADEVAVLDGIPVTTPARTLLDLAETETGRVVEQAYATSLRKRLVTSDEMRAMVERHPTHRGAPLWRRLLAEHDAPPFTRSRAENLLALTQKAGLPRPELNVQVLGHEVDFVWRDARVIVEVDGYAFHASAHSFGADRRRDAELTAAGYRVLRFTWSDLGEGRFATIVRLAQALSR from the coding sequence ATGGCGACGCGCCGTGACACCGAGCTCATCCTCCGCGACCTGGGCACTGCACAGCACGGTGTCGTAGCGCGCGCGCAGCTGATCGACCGCGGCCTCTCCGTGCATACCGTGGATCGGCTGGTGCGCGTCCGGCGGCTCGTGGTCGTGCAGCGCGGCGTCTACCAGATCGGTCCGCTCCCGCTCCCGCGATCGGCCGAGAAGGCGGCAGTCCTCGCCGGCGGCTGTGACGCGCGCGCCAGTCATCTGAGCGCGGCACGCCTCGCGGGCATCGTCGAGAACGATCGTCATGTCGACACAGTGGAGGTGACAATGCCGCGGCGCAGGCGTCGTCAGATCGATGGAGTCCGGATCCACCGGGTGCGCGATCTCCGAGCGGATGAAGTCGCGGTGCTGGATGGCATTCCGGTCACCACGCCGGCGCGCACGCTCCTCGACCTCGCGGAAACGGAAACGGGCCGCGTGGTCGAGCAGGCGTATGCCACTTCATTGCGCAAGCGGCTCGTTACTTCCGATGAGATGCGCGCCATGGTGGAGCGACATCCGACCCACCGGGGAGCCCCGCTGTGGCGGCGACTTCTGGCGGAACACGATGCGCCGCCGTTCACCCGCTCCCGGGCGGAGAATCTGCTCGCGCTCACACAGAAGGCCGGACTCCCGCGCCCGGAACTGAACGTCCAGGTCCTCGGCCACGAAGTCGATTTCGTGTGGCGGGACGCGCGCGTGATCGTCGAGGTCGACGGGTACGCATTTCACGCCTCGGCCCATTCGTTCGGTGCGGACCGCAGGCGCGACGCGGAGTTGACCGCGGCCGGTTACCGCGTCCTGCGATTCACCTGGTCCGATCTGGGCGAGGGTCGGTTCGCGACGATCGTGCGCCTGGCTCAGGCACTGTCGCGGTGA